Proteins co-encoded in one Sus scrofa isolate TJ Tabasco breed Duroc chromosome 14, Sscrofa11.1, whole genome shotgun sequence genomic window:
- the LRRC43 gene encoding leucine-rich repeat-containing protein 43 isoform X3: MFKDSFLYTYFRSLRVVDKQVSLVDKDLLKFVKLEELILSANRIKEVNAANLPPTLKVLELYGNKMTSMECLCAHPPPGLQHLGLGHNKLLGPMESLYVTSDHWPNLVSLDLGFNDLTDLQSMVASLRTLQYLRLLVLQGNPLALVPYYRGFTIDSLSGLCVLDDITVASSEKHQFRGLGHSGDLLAHEAQLVVTIGNVRGVLDSSILDPEPGPQGPFITYSYYVTYDFVEDEEGEGDDYGGVLAEIVRPSPSTEQLGEDILEEVIEETEDSVESGPESLSQSGELAESLASGGSAPLPRSTDSAEELAKLRPHLDPRLLPSPGTVLFSTVRKPWADVIPCGYEMQHTLKDLVPLKAFLLSGTTVTIVEEKILSWPVSVPPSPDSPLPAKKGKGEKDKKGKKEKEEKDKKGKDVKDKAGRAEEKEPAKEPKGVKKKKELPKELRQDPPILRVLGSGLVILEPLLAGEPFVSTVCNFGVVRTLETDQLTSARDAKKNKSKKAKKAALEARKTKTKVPALSELKSAVTVNDGDYVPDALTVEVQIQLIQCRSTEEALRTLL, from the exons ATGTTCAAAGACAGCTTCTTGTACACCTACTTTAGGTCGCTCCGGGTGGTGGACAAACAG gtGAGCCTGGTGGACAAAGACCTCCTGAAATTTGTGAAGCTCGAAGAGTTGATACTGAGTGCAAATCGGATCAAGGAGGTCAATGCTGCCAACCTGCCCCCAACTCTCAAG GTGCTGGAGCTCTACGGCAACAAGATGACCAGCATGGAGTGTCTGTGTGCCCACCCGCCCCCGGGGCTCCAGCACTTGGGGTTGGGTCACAACAAGCTTCTGGGCCCCATGGAAAGCCTATACGTCACCAGCGATCACTG GCCCAACCTCGTCTCCCTGGACCTGGGCTTCAATGACCTGACAGACCTGCAGAGCATGGTGGCCAGCCTGAGGACACTGCAGTACCTGAGGCTGCTGGTGCTGCAGGGGAACCCGCTGGCCCTGGTGCCCTACTACCGGGGCTTCACCATCGACAGCCTGTCTGGACTCTGCGTGCTGGACGACATCACCGTGGCGTCCAGTGAGAAGCATCAGTTCCGGGGGCTTGGTCACAGCGGGG ATCTCCTGGCACATGAGGCACAGCTAGTGGTGACTATTGGAAACGTCAGAGGGGTTCTGGACTCCTCAATCTTGGACCCAGAACCAGGGCCCCAAGGCCCTTTCATCACTTACAGCTATTATGTAACCTATGATTTTGTGGAAGATGAGGAAGGCGAGGGAGATGACTACGGTGGCGTGCTGGCTGAG ATCGTCAGGCCTTCTCCCAGCACCGAGCAGCTGGGCGAGGACATTCTTGAAGAGGTCATTGAAGAGACTGAAGACTCGGTGGAGTCTGGGCCTGAATCATTGTCACAGTCGGGGGAGCTGGCAGAGTCTCTGGCCTCTGGGGGATCAGCACCCTTGCCGCGCTCCACAGACTCTGCAGAAGAGCTGGCCAAGCTGCGGCCGCATCTGGACCCCCGGCTCCTCCCTTCCCCGGG GACAGTTCTCTTCAGTACAGTCCGCAAGCCCTGGGCTGATGTCATTCCCTGTGGCTATGAGATGCAGCACACCCTCAAGGACCTGGTGCCGCTCAAGGCCTTCCTGCTGTCCGGGACCACGGTCACCATCGTGGAGGAGAAG attctctcctggcctgtatCCGTGCCGCCTTCCCCTGACAGTCCCTTGCCGGCCAAGAAGGGAAAAGGGGAGAAggacaagaaagggaagaaggagaaagaagagaaagacaagaaggGAAAAGACGTGAAAGACAAGGCAGGCAGAGCGGAGGAGAAAGAACCAGCCAAG GAGCCGAAGGGtgtcaagaagaagaaagagcttCCAAAGGAACTGCGCCAGGACCCGCCCATCCTGAGAGTTCTGGGCAGCGGCCTGGTGATCCTGGAGCCCCTGCTCGCGGGGGAGCCTTTCGTGTCCACTGTGTGCAACTTCGGGGTGGTCCGCACTTTGGAGACCGACCAGCTGACGTCTGCCAGG GATGCAAAGAAGAATAAGAGTAAGAAGGCTAAAAAAG CTGCTCTCGAGGCGAGGAAGACCAAGACCAAGGTGCCAGCACTATCAG
- the LRRC43 gene encoding leucine-rich repeat-containing protein 43 isoform X2, whose amino-acid sequence MCPALARARAGGCRATGRRGYGAGMEASRAVSAAVREHLRRLCLQEFPCGTGSWNKSRFLPQTWRAWRELIPREEEAVNPGEETVEALLGLVRSPHSPWALLEDSSAEDRFLKELAIQNPLMFKDSFLYTYFRSLRVVDKQVSLVDKDLLKFVKLEELILSANRIKEVNAANLPPTLKVLELYGNKMTSMECLCAHPPPGLQHLGLGHNKLLGPMESLYVTSDHWPNLVSLDLGFNDLTDLQSMVASLRTLQYLRLLVLQGNPLALVPYYRGFTIDSLSGLCVLDDITVASSEKHQFRGLGHSGDLLAHEAQLVVTIGNVRGVLDSSILDPEPGPQGPFITYSYYVTYDFVEDEEGEGDDYGGVLAEIVRPSPSTEQLGEDILEEVIEETEDSVESGPESLSQSGELAESLASGGSAPLPRSTDSAEELAKLRPHLDPRLLPSPGTVLFSTVRKPWADVIPCGYEMQHTLKDLVPLKAFLLSGTTVTIVEEKILSWPVSVPPSPDSPLPAKKGKGEKDKKGKKEKEEKDKKGKDVKDKAGRAEEKEPAKEPKGVKKKKELPKELRQDPPILRVLGSGLVILEPLLAGEPFVSTVCNFGVVRTLETDQLTSARDAKKNKSKKAKKAALEARKTKTKS is encoded by the exons AATAAGTCACGCTTTCTTCCTCAAACTTGGCGAGCATGGCGGGAGCTGATCcccagagaggaggaggctgTGAACCCTGGGGAGGAGACCGTGGAGGCCCTGCTGGGCCTGGTGCGAAGCCCCCACTCACCCTGGGCTCTGCTGGAAGACTCAAGTGCAGAGGACCGTTTTCTGAAAGAACTGGCCATCCAGAATCCCCTGATGTTCAAAGACAGCTTCTTGTACACCTACTTTAGGTCGCTCCGGGTGGTGGACAAACAG gtGAGCCTGGTGGACAAAGACCTCCTGAAATTTGTGAAGCTCGAAGAGTTGATACTGAGTGCAAATCGGATCAAGGAGGTCAATGCTGCCAACCTGCCCCCAACTCTCAAG GTGCTGGAGCTCTACGGCAACAAGATGACCAGCATGGAGTGTCTGTGTGCCCACCCGCCCCCGGGGCTCCAGCACTTGGGGTTGGGTCACAACAAGCTTCTGGGCCCCATGGAAAGCCTATACGTCACCAGCGATCACTG GCCCAACCTCGTCTCCCTGGACCTGGGCTTCAATGACCTGACAGACCTGCAGAGCATGGTGGCCAGCCTGAGGACACTGCAGTACCTGAGGCTGCTGGTGCTGCAGGGGAACCCGCTGGCCCTGGTGCCCTACTACCGGGGCTTCACCATCGACAGCCTGTCTGGACTCTGCGTGCTGGACGACATCACCGTGGCGTCCAGTGAGAAGCATCAGTTCCGGGGGCTTGGTCACAGCGGGG ATCTCCTGGCACATGAGGCACAGCTAGTGGTGACTATTGGAAACGTCAGAGGGGTTCTGGACTCCTCAATCTTGGACCCAGAACCAGGGCCCCAAGGCCCTTTCATCACTTACAGCTATTATGTAACCTATGATTTTGTGGAAGATGAGGAAGGCGAGGGAGATGACTACGGTGGCGTGCTGGCTGAG ATCGTCAGGCCTTCTCCCAGCACCGAGCAGCTGGGCGAGGACATTCTTGAAGAGGTCATTGAAGAGACTGAAGACTCGGTGGAGTCTGGGCCTGAATCATTGTCACAGTCGGGGGAGCTGGCAGAGTCTCTGGCCTCTGGGGGATCAGCACCCTTGCCGCGCTCCACAGACTCTGCAGAAGAGCTGGCCAAGCTGCGGCCGCATCTGGACCCCCGGCTCCTCCCTTCCCCGGG GACAGTTCTCTTCAGTACAGTCCGCAAGCCCTGGGCTGATGTCATTCCCTGTGGCTATGAGATGCAGCACACCCTCAAGGACCTGGTGCCGCTCAAGGCCTTCCTGCTGTCCGGGACCACGGTCACCATCGTGGAGGAGAAG attctctcctggcctgtatCCGTGCCGCCTTCCCCTGACAGTCCCTTGCCGGCCAAGAAGGGAAAAGGGGAGAAggacaagaaagggaagaaggagaaagaagagaaagacaagaaggGAAAAGACGTGAAAGACAAGGCAGGCAGAGCGGAGGAGAAAGAACCAGCCAAG GAGCCGAAGGGtgtcaagaagaagaaagagcttCCAAAGGAACTGCGCCAGGACCCGCCCATCCTGAGAGTTCTGGGCAGCGGCCTGGTGATCCTGGAGCCCCTGCTCGCGGGGGAGCCTTTCGTGTCCACTGTGTGCAACTTCGGGGTGGTCCGCACTTTGGAGACCGACCAGCTGACGTCTGCCAGG GATGCAAAGAAGAATAAGAGTAAGAAGGCTAAAAAAG CTGCTCTCGAGGCGAGGAAGACCAAGACCAAG